The following are encoded together in the Pleurocapsa sp. FMAR1 genome:
- the petA gene encoding cytochrome f encodes MRTLKPLAVIKFAKKVIAKSAVVAIATIAIFFASDIAISQSAAAYPFWAQQTAPETPREATGRIVCANCHLAAKEAEVEIPQSVLPDTVFEAVVKIPYDLESQQVLGDGSKGGLNVGAVLMLPQGFKIAPEDRIPESMKEESAGVYFQEYKEGDDNVVLVGPLPGDQYQEITFPVLSPNPKTDKNIRFGKYPVHLGANRGRGQIYPTGEASNNNQIKASAAGTIASIAPQEAGGYEVTINTEDGTATDTVPAGPELIVAEGQQIAVGEALTNNPNVGGFGQMDTEVVLQSPARIAGLMAFAGGIMICQILLVIKKKQVERVQAAEMNF; translated from the coding sequence ATGAGAACATTGAAACCATTGGCAGTTATTAAATTTGCCAAAAAGGTGATTGCTAAATCTGCCGTTGTGGCGATCGCGACTATTGCTATTTTCTTTGCTAGTGATATTGCTATTTCCCAGTCGGCTGCTGCATATCCTTTTTGGGCGCAACAAACTGCTCCAGAAACTCCTAGAGAAGCTACAGGCAGAATTGTTTGTGCTAACTGTCACCTAGCAGCAAAAGAAGCAGAAGTAGAAATTCCGCAGTCAGTCTTACCTGACACTGTATTTGAAGCCGTAGTCAAGATCCCTTACGACTTAGAAAGTCAACAGGTGCTTGGAGATGGTTCAAAAGGCGGTTTGAACGTCGGTGCAGTCTTGATGCTGCCTCAAGGATTTAAAATCGCTCCTGAAGACCGTATTCCTGAATCCATGAAGGAGGAATCGGCGGGTGTTTACTTCCAAGAATACAAAGAAGGCGATGATAACGTAGTTCTTGTCGGACCTCTTCCTGGAGATCAGTATCAAGAAATTACTTTCCCCGTACTTTCTCCTAATCCCAAGACAGACAAAAATATCCGTTTTGGTAAGTATCCAGTTCACTTAGGAGCTAACCGAGGACGCGGTCAAATATATCCTACTGGTGAAGCAAGCAACAACAACCAAATTAAAGCTTCTGCTGCGGGAACAATTGCTTCTATTGCACCTCAAGAAGCTGGTGGTTACGAAGTTACTATCAATACTGAAGATGGCACTGCAACTGATACTGTTCCAGCCGGTCCTGAATTAATCGTGGCTGAAGGACAGCAAATTGCTGTGGGCGAAGCTTTAACTAACAATCCCAACGTTGGCGGTTTTGGACAAATGGATACCGAAGTAGTTCTGCAAAGTCCTGCTCGTATTGCTGGCTTGATGGCTTTTGCTGGCGGTATTATGATTTGCCAAATTCTACTAGTTATTAAGAAGAAACAAGTAGAAAGAGTTCAAGCGGCAGAAATGAATTTCTAA
- a CDS encoding DUF1822 family protein → MTAADQSLFNPTQLVLELEPATVEAAWKSQNTPNPSSRWQRYLNQITLNVFLPWLQIKEDATAKTEFNRSTQADIWEMVNGTAIKLKDAKLILIPSEAEDLSELRVAQEWIDILGWTADYYLAVQVNIDAGYVRIWGYTTHQKLKNNGNFNQSDRTYSLNDDRLITDINVLWVARELCPQ, encoded by the coding sequence ATGACTGCTGCCGACCAAAGTTTGTTTAACCCGACTCAATTAGTTTTGGAACTTGAGCCAGCTACAGTAGAAGCAGCTTGGAAAAGCCAAAACACTCCTAACCCTAGTAGTCGCTGGCAAAGGTATCTCAATCAGATAACCTTAAACGTCTTTTTGCCCTGGTTACAGATAAAAGAAGATGCCACAGCCAAGACTGAGTTTAATAGATCTACTCAGGCTGATATTTGGGAAATGGTCAACGGCACGGCAATTAAGCTCAAAGATGCCAAACTAATTTTGATTCCCTCCGAGGCGGAAGATTTAAGTGAGTTACGAGTTGCTCAAGAATGGATTGACATTCTTGGATGGACAGCAGATTACTACTTAGCAGTACAGGTAAATATTGATGCTGGTTATGTTCGCATCTGGGGTTATACAACTCACCAAAAGCTAAAAAATAACGGCAATTTTAACCAAAGCGATCGCACTTATAGTTTAAATGATGATCGATTAATTACCGATATAAATGTTTTATGGGTTGCTAGAGAGTTATGCCCACAATAA
- the petC gene encoding cytochrome b6-f complex iron-sulfur subunit — protein sequence MAQISGNVPNMDDNDVPDLGRRQFMNLLTFGSITGVALGALYPVVKYFIPNTGGSGAGGVTAKDALGNDLVVSEFLAEHQPGDRTLAQGLKGDPTYVVVEGDSTLRNYGINAVCTHLGCVVPWNTSENRFICPCHGSQYNEAGKVVRGPAPLSLQLVHAEEKDDKLIFSQWTETDFRTDKKPYWV from the coding sequence ATGGCTCAAATTTCTGGCAACGTTCCTAACATGGACGACAATGATGTCCCTGATTTGGGGCGAAGACAATTCATGAACTTGCTCACCTTTGGCTCAATCACAGGAGTAGCCTTGGGAGCTTTATATCCAGTTGTAAAATATTTTATTCCTAACACTGGCGGTAGTGGTGCTGGCGGTGTAACTGCTAAGGACGCTTTAGGCAACGATCTTGTTGTCAGCGAATTTTTAGCCGAACATCAGCCAGGCGATCGCACTTTGGCACAAGGTCTTAAAGGTGATCCTACCTATGTTGTAGTTGAAGGAGATTCTACCTTACGCAACTACGGTATTAATGCCGTGTGTACTCACTTAGGTTGTGTAGTGCCTTGGAATACTAGTGAAAACAGATTCATCTGTCCTTGTCATGGCTCTCAGTATAACGAGGCTGGTAAGGTAGTCAGAGGCCCTGCACCTTTATCATTGCAACTAGTTCATGCTGAAGAAAAAGATGACAAACTAATATTTAGTCAGTGGACAGAAACAGATTTTCGTACCGACAAAAAACCTTATTGGGTGTAG
- the pds gene encoding 15-cis-phytoene desaturase has translation MRVAIAGAGLAGLACAKYLVDAGHQPIVLERRDVLGGLVAAWKDEDGDWYETGLHVFFGAYPNMLQLFKELGIEDRLQWKEHTLIFNQPEKPGTYSRFNVPNIPAPFNVIISIIRNNDMLTWTQKFKFAVGLLPAIVRGQQYVENMDQYDLLAWLEQQGIDERVNSDIFIAASKALTFINPEDVSATIPLTAINRFLKERYGSKVAFLDGSPTERLCQPMVDYITERGGEVRLNAPLKQIMLDEDGEVNGFLLRSLDGAEDEMLSADAYVSAMPVDVLKFMLPKPWQEKTFFKQMSKLEGVEVINLHLWFDRKITEIDHLLFSRSPLLSVYADMSNTCKEYADPNKSMLELVLAPAKDWIAKSDEEIIEATMLELKRLFPQHFEGNDQAKLLKSKVVKTPRSVYRALAGTQTVKPTQKTPINNFYLAGSFTKQEYLGSMEGAVLSGKIAATAIAQDNQVSKQIDHKATPVTI, from the coding sequence ATGCGAGTTGCGATCGCCGGAGCAGGATTGGCAGGCTTAGCCTGTGCCAAGTATTTAGTCGATGCGGGACATCAACCCATCGTTTTAGAGCGTAGAGATGTTTTAGGTGGCTTAGTAGCCGCCTGGAAAGATGAGGATGGGGACTGGTACGAAACAGGTCTGCACGTCTTTTTTGGAGCGTATCCAAATATGCTTCAGTTATTTAAAGAATTGGGAATTGAAGATCGGCTTCAGTGGAAAGAACATACTTTAATTTTTAATCAGCCAGAGAAGCCAGGAACATATTCTCGTTTTAATGTTCCGAATATTCCTGCACCCTTCAACGTTATTATCTCTATTATTCGTAACAACGATATGTTGACCTGGACGCAAAAGTTCAAGTTTGCAGTTGGCTTGTTACCCGCCATTGTGCGAGGACAGCAATACGTTGAGAACATGGATCAATATGATTTACTTGCTTGGTTAGAACAGCAGGGAATCGACGAACGTGTTAACAGCGATATTTTTATTGCCGCTTCCAAGGCTTTAACTTTTATTAACCCAGAAGATGTTTCGGCTACTATTCCTCTAACGGCAATCAATCGCTTTCTTAAAGAGCGTTATGGCTCTAAGGTGGCTTTTCTTGATGGCTCACCCACTGAAAGGTTATGTCAGCCAATGGTAGACTATATCACCGAAAGAGGTGGAGAAGTACGTTTGAATGCTCCTTTGAAGCAAATTATGCTCGATGAAGATGGTGAAGTAAATGGCTTTTTGCTTCGCAGTTTAGATGGTGCAGAAGATGAAATGTTATCTGCTGATGCTTATGTTTCAGCTATGCCTGTTGATGTCTTAAAGTTTATGCTACCGAAGCCCTGGCAAGAAAAAACCTTCTTTAAACAAATGTCTAAACTAGAAGGAGTAGAAGTAATTAACCTGCACCTCTGGTTTGACCGCAAGATTACAGAAATCGATCATTTGCTTTTTTCCAGGTCGCCTTTACTTAGTGTATACGCGGACATGAGTAACACCTGTAAGGAATATGCCGATCCTAATAAGTCAATGTTAGAGCTTGTGCTTGCCCCTGCTAAAGACTGGATTGCTAAGTCTGATGAGGAGATTATAGAAGCTACCATGCTAGAACTCAAAAGACTGTTTCCTCAGCACTTTGAAGGAAATGATCAGGCAAAACTGCTCAAATCTAAAGTAGTTAAGACTCCTCGCTCTGTTTATCGTGCTTTAGCTGGTACACAAACGGTTAAGCCTACTCAAAAAACCCCGATCAATAACTTTTATTTAGCAGGTAGCTTTACCAAACAAGAATACTTGGGAAGTATGGAAGGTGCAGTGCTTTCTGGTAAAATAGCAGCCACTGCGATCGCCCAAGACAATCAGGTCAGTAAACAAATTGACCACAAAGCTACTCCCGTCACAATCTAA
- the crtB gene encoding 15-cis-phytoene synthase CrtB, protein MLQLPKTKTKKNLVSVDEAYELCRQITAEYAKTFYLGTLLMPKEKSKAIWAIYAWCRLTDELVDGAKAQFTTNETLAEWEQQLESIFAGYPLDDTDVALVDTIQHYPMGIKPFRDMIAGQEMDLVKNRYQTFDELQLYCYRVAGTVGLMSNAVLGIGADANGVPWEREKPIYVPTQEAISLGMAMQLTNILRDVGEDVQRDRIYLPLEDLHAFNYTEADLLAGVVDERWKAMMKFQIKRARKYYKQAEIGIRYLIRDSRLPVWASLMLYQGILNEIEANGYDVFKKRAFVSKPKKTLSLPIAWLRAQVL, encoded by the coding sequence ATGTTGCAATTACCAAAAACAAAAACGAAAAAAAATCTAGTCTCGGTAGATGAGGCTTATGAACTCTGTCGTCAAATCACGGCAGAATATGCCAAAACTTTTTACCTTGGTACTCTATTGATGCCGAAGGAAAAAAGCAAAGCTATTTGGGCAATCTATGCCTGGTGTCGTCTGACAGACGAGTTAGTAGACGGTGCTAAGGCACAATTCACTACTAACGAAACTTTGGCAGAATGGGAACAACAGCTAGAATCCATCTTTGCAGGATATCCCCTAGATGATACGGATGTAGCACTAGTTGATACCATCCAGCACTATCCTATGGGCATTAAGCCTTTTCGGGACATGATTGCGGGTCAAGAAATGGATTTAGTCAAAAACCGCTATCAGACCTTTGATGAACTTCAATTATACTGTTATCGCGTTGCGGGTACAGTAGGCTTAATGTCCAATGCAGTATTAGGTATTGGGGCAGATGCCAATGGTGTGCCTTGGGAAAGAGAAAAGCCCATCTATGTACCAACCCAAGAAGCTATCTCTTTAGGGATGGCAATGCAGCTAACCAATATTTTGCGAGATGTTGGGGAAGATGTGCAGCGCGATCGCATTTATCTTCCTCTTGAAGATCTTCACGCCTTTAACTATACAGAGGCAGATCTATTAGCTGGAGTAGTTGATGAACGTTGGAAAGCCATGATGAAATTCCAAATTAAGCGCGCTAGAAAGTATTATAAACAAGCAGAAATAGGTATTCGCTATCTAATTCGTGATTCTCGCTTACCAGTGTGGGCTTCGTTGATGCTTTATCAGGGTATTCTTAATGAAATTGAAGCCAATGGTTATGATGTTTTTAAGAAAAGAGCTTTTGTGTCAAAACCCAAGAAAACTCTTTCTTTACCCATAGCTTGGTTGAGGGCGCAGGTATTGTAA
- a CDS encoding sensor histidine kinase — MELSDLVNQTTIFRRKVNHVASQKKDRLAKTVGKVFDTASLKVRLTVGIAAVAALGLGSLAAWTSAKMQHILVSTHKENMDYIAGRFPMDVEIYSEMIPLETGAQRAIDSLSTKDQLIWIENTTGKITARSTALNKAEIGNILLAVKNVPSIPTVQDLNGSYWLMCATPLKVKDVNLGTLYLAHNITENQVMFRHLIRSLTVATIIAIAAMTMIIALYIDRSMQPLKKVSQLTATISADKLDQAHLNLEQAPTEVKELAQTVDQMLVRLSEAWEHQRELLSNVSHELRTPLTIVSGYIQSILRRGDNLSEMQKEALTIAASEADRTVQLLQDLLDLARADSGRIQFQSEKVVLNDLIQEVAGMAQQYSKRTITVNSSAPEIAIKADSHRLKQVLLNLIDNAVKYSDAQTPITIELDKHNNQAVIQVCDRGVGIPLQQQGRIFERFFRVDESRNRAGGTGLGLSIVKTLTEGMGGNITVRSQLNQGSTFTINFSLL; from the coding sequence ATGGAACTTTCTGATTTGGTTAATCAAACAACTATATTTAGACGAAAAGTTAATCATGTCGCCAGTCAGAAGAAGGATCGTTTAGCCAAAACAGTGGGAAAAGTATTTGATACAGCTTCACTAAAAGTAAGATTAACAGTTGGCATTGCTGCGGTGGCAGCATTAGGATTAGGTAGTTTAGCAGCTTGGACAAGTGCCAAAATGCAGCATATTCTCGTCTCGACACACAAAGAGAATATGGATTATATTGCTGGTCGCTTTCCTATGGACGTTGAGATATATAGCGAAATGATTCCTCTAGAAACAGGCGCTCAAAGAGCAATTGATAGTCTATCTACCAAGGATCAGCTTATCTGGATCGAGAATACTACAGGTAAAATAACAGCTAGGTCTACTGCCTTAAATAAGGCAGAAATTGGTAATATTCTCTTAGCTGTCAAAAATGTGCCTTCAATCCCCACCGTTCAAGACCTAAATGGAAGCTATTGGTTAATGTGTGCTACGCCATTAAAGGTCAAAGATGTCAATTTAGGCACATTATATTTGGCACACAATATTACTGAAAATCAGGTCATGTTTCGGCATTTAATTCGTAGCTTAACTGTAGCGACGATAATTGCGATCGCAGCTATGACCATGATCATTGCCCTGTATATTGACCGTTCAATGCAGCCTCTTAAAAAGGTTAGTCAGCTCACGGCGACAATTTCGGCTGATAAACTAGACCAGGCTCATCTCAACTTGGAGCAGGCCCCGACTGAAGTTAAAGAACTAGCCCAAACCGTCGATCAGATGTTAGTTAGATTGTCCGAAGCTTGGGAACATCAACGAGAATTACTAAGCAATGTTTCCCATGAGTTACGTACTCCCCTAACAATTGTTTCTGGCTATATTCAAAGTATTCTAAGGCGGGGTGACAACCTATCGGAAATGCAAAAAGAAGCCTTGACTATCGCTGCATCAGAAGCCGATCGCACTGTACAGTTATTACAAGATCTATTAGATTTAGCGCGGGCTGATAGCGGTAGAATTCAGTTTCAGTCAGAAAAAGTTGTGCTAAATGATCTGATTCAAGAAGTAGCTGGCATGGCACAACAGTATAGTAAAAGAACGATTACAGTTAATTCCTCTGCTCCAGAAATTGCGATCAAAGCCGACAGTCATCGCCTTAAACAGGTATTGCTAAATTTGATTGACAATGCGGTCAAGTATTCCGATGCCCAAACGCCAATAACCATAGAATTAGATAAACACAACAATCAAGCAGTTATTCAAGTTTGCGATCGCGGAGTAGGTATTCCCCTACAGCAACAAGGGCGCATTTTTGAACGTTTTTTCCGTGTAGACGAGTCTCGTAACCGCGCTGGTGGAACTGGATTAGGGTTATCAATTGTCAAAACTCTCACCGAAGGAATGGGCGGCAATATTACAGTCCGCTCTCAACTGAATCAAGGCAGCACCTTTACAATTAATTTTTCTTTACTATAA
- a CDS encoding YggT family protein, whose protein sequence is MNLVITSLVQFLNIYFVLLIVRILLSWFQTAEWAGQIISFLSPITDPYLNIFRSIIPPLGGIDISAILAIFLLQIVQGSLASYSAASLASGF, encoded by the coding sequence ATGAATTTAGTAATTACTAGTCTCGTTCAATTTCTTAATATCTATTTTGTATTATTGATTGTTAGAATTTTGCTTTCTTGGTTTCAAACTGCTGAATGGGCAGGACAAATTATTTCTTTCTTGAGTCCTATAACCGATCCCTATCTCAATATCTTTCGCTCGATTATCCCACCTCTCGGCGGGATCGATATCTCAGCAATTTTGGCGATATTTCTCTTGCAGATTGTACAAGGCTCTTTGGCATCTTACTCTGCTGCATCTTTGGCTAGCGGATTTTAA
- a CDS encoding DUF3067 family protein, whose amino-acid sequence MTGEQLHQLLLEKWGCSYDVQLRKVKGRIFVQVMWKYLEQASFPLSPQEYAENLNAIANYLNAWNGVEQLQSFIQKTKERPRLGKAVSLQLDLGERSSEWILDDV is encoded by the coding sequence ATTACAGGCGAACAATTACACCAGCTTTTATTAGAAAAGTGGGGCTGTTCCTATGATGTGCAACTAAGAAAAGTCAAGGGCCGAATTTTTGTGCAGGTAATGTGGAAATACCTTGAACAAGCCTCTTTTCCCCTGTCTCCTCAAGAGTATGCGGAGAATTTAAATGCGATCGCTAATTATCTCAACGCTTGGAATGGTGTAGAGCAGCTACAGTCTTTTATTCAGAAAACTAAAGAACGTCCTAGATTAGGCAAGGCTGTCAGCCTGCAATTAGATTTGGGTGAACGCAGTTCTGAATGGATTCTGGACGATGTTTAA
- a CDS encoding 5-(carboxyamino)imidazole ribonucleotide synthase, which yields MEGKRVGVIGGGQLAWMMAAEAPDLGIEIVVQTPNQDDPAVCLSEQIILADVDDADATAKLASMCDVVTFENEFIDLEALQKLAQSGICFRPSLDTLVPLLDKHDQRSYLKDIGIPVPKFSLWSSQESGTSDLQRRVSSPQSDIESNYGFPVVLKACRHGYDGQGTFIIKDAQALATLDHKVSVQELLVEEFIPFERELGIIAARNASGEIAVYPVTETHQVNQVCHWTITPANIDDRVVKEVKAIARTILDRLKVVGVFGIEFFLTSDSRVLVNEIAPRTHNSGHYTLDGCHTSQFAMQLQAVTGLPLGSTELKSAGALMVNLLGYEESESEYLEKRTQILQVPNSFVHWYGKTSHPGRKLGHVTVILDAEQLPQAKSIIQQIESIWYEN from the coding sequence ATGGAAGGCAAACGAGTCGGCGTGATCGGTGGTGGACAATTGGCTTGGATGATGGCAGCAGAAGCACCAGATCTAGGTATCGAGATAGTTGTGCAAACTCCCAACCAAGATGATCCAGCCGTATGTCTATCTGAGCAGATAATTTTAGCTGACGTGGATGATGCGGATGCCACAGCTAAATTAGCCAGTATGTGCGATGTTGTTACTTTTGAAAACGAATTTATCGATCTAGAAGCGTTACAAAAACTAGCTCAATCAGGAATATGTTTTCGTCCTAGCTTAGATACTCTCGTGCCTTTACTAGATAAACACGATCAGCGTAGCTATTTAAAAGATATTGGTATCCCAGTACCCAAATTCAGCCTATGGTCATCTCAAGAGAGTGGAACAAGCGACTTACAAAGGCGCGTTTCCTCTCCTCAAAGTGATATTGAATCTAACTATGGATTTCCCGTAGTTTTAAAAGCTTGTCGCCATGGTTACGATGGACAAGGAACTTTTATTATTAAGGATGCTCAAGCTTTAGCTACACTAGACCACAAAGTTTCCGTACAGGAATTGCTAGTAGAGGAATTTATTCCCTTTGAACGAGAATTAGGTATTATTGCTGCTCGTAATGCTTCTGGAGAAATTGCTGTTTATCCTGTTACCGAAACTCATCAAGTAAATCAGGTATGTCACTGGACAATTACTCCTGCCAATATCGATGATCGGGTTGTAAAGGAAGTAAAGGCGATCGCCCGTACCATTTTAGATAGACTCAAGGTAGTTGGCGTATTTGGCATTGAATTTTTTCTCACCAGTGATAGTCGAGTTTTAGTCAACGAAATTGCACCCCGCACCCACAATTCGGGACACTATACCCTAGATGGCTGTCATACCTCTCAGTTTGCTATGCAGTTACAGGCAGTAACAGGTTTACCTCTGGGTTCAACAGAATTAAAATCCGCAGGTGCTTTGATGGTTAACCTATTAGGTTACGAAGAATCTGAGTCTGAGTATTTAGAAAAACGCACTCAAATTTTGCAAGTTCCTAACTCTTTTGTTCACTGGTATGGCAAAACATCTCATCCTGGTAGAAAATTAGGTCACGTTACAGTTATTTTGGATGCGGAACAACTACCTCAAGCCAAATCAATTATTCAACAAATTGAATCAATTTGGTATGAGAATTAA
- a CDS encoding TldD/PmbA family protein, translating into MVQTPVKQTNQELAILAVDLIRQAGCEYGDIRVCHYRKQSLSARDRSLSRLSDNVSSGFGVRVLLDGAWGFVASHRLTPEEITRVVNLAIETAKGSRLTQQNPIKLVPVEAYKDKYITPIQIDPFEVPIQEKAELLLNINDKFLSYGEQGIKKAYSFLSFGKEDKIFASTVGSVIEQTIYRSFPGMGCTAIANGDAKSRNYERPPLNTGYEHIDPADLLGNIERVAHEAVEKAYAPELTSGGKTTLILKPSNLFLTIHESVGHPTELDRVYGYEANFAGTSFATTDRLHKLQYAAPWVNLVADRTQPQGRSTMAYDDEGVPAQRWHIVKDGILNDYLTDRETAYRLGRGSSNGSAYADSWSSTPMVRIPNLGLEPGKPDDSHTATLEEMIADTEDGILIDGIGSYSIDQQRRNFQFGGDAFWQVKNGKVTKMLKNITYHSMTTDFWNSIDALGGESELVQCGTNMCGKGEPMQIAQMTHACVPVRVRDIHVGRAS; encoded by the coding sequence ATGGTACAAACACCTGTAAAACAAACAAACCAAGAATTAGCCATTTTAGCCGTAGATTTAATTCGTCAGGCTGGTTGTGAATATGGCGATATTCGTGTTTGCCACTATCGTAAACAAAGCTTATCGGCGCGCGATCGCTCTTTGAGCAGATTGTCTGACAACGTTAGTTCTGGCTTTGGGGTAAGAGTTTTATTAGATGGTGCCTGGGGTTTTGTAGCTTCCCATCGCCTGACTCCAGAAGAAATTACTAGAGTGGTTAACCTGGCTATTGAAACCGCTAAAGGCAGTCGGCTTACTCAGCAAAATCCGATTAAGCTAGTTCCTGTAGAAGCCTATAAGGATAAATATATTACGCCAATTCAAATCGATCCCTTTGAAGTGCCGATCCAAGAAAAAGCAGAATTGCTGTTAAATATCAATGATAAATTTCTCAGCTATGGAGAACAAGGCATCAAAAAGGCCTATTCTTTTCTAAGTTTTGGCAAAGAAGACAAAATATTTGCCTCTACCGTTGGTTCGGTAATTGAGCAAACCATTTATCGCAGTTTTCCTGGCATGGGCTGTACGGCGATCGCCAATGGAGATGCTAAAAGCAGAAATTATGAACGCCCGCCCCTCAATACTGGTTATGAACATATTGATCCAGCAGATTTATTAGGCAACATTGAACGAGTTGCTCATGAGGCAGTTGAAAAAGCTTATGCCCCAGAATTAACTAGTGGAGGTAAGACAACTCTAATTTTAAAACCAAGTAATTTATTTCTTACCATTCACGAATCTGTAGGACATCCCACCGAGTTGGATCGAGTCTATGGTTACGAAGCCAACTTTGCTGGTACAAGCTTTGCTACAACCGATCGACTACACAAGCTACAATATGCAGCGCCTTGGGTAAACTTGGTTGCCGATCGCACTCAACCTCAAGGACGTAGCACTATGGCTTATGACGATGAGGGTGTACCAGCGCAGCGTTGGCATATAGTTAAAGACGGCATTCTAAATGACTATCTAACAGATAGGGAAACTGCTTATCGTTTAGGTAGAGGTAGCAGTAACGGTAGTGCTTATGCCGATAGTTGGTCAAGCACGCCGATGGTACGTATTCCCAATTTAGGACTAGAGCCAGGAAAACCAGACGATAGCCATACTGCAACTCTAGAAGAAATGATTGCTGACACAGAAGATGGCATTTTAATTGATGGTATCGGTAGCTATTCTATCGATCAGCAACGACGTAACTTTCAGTTTGGGGGTGACGCTTTCTGGCAAGTGAAGAATGGCAAAGTAACTAAAATGCTCAAAAACATTACCTATCACAGCATGACCACCGACTTTTGGAATAGCATTGATGCTCTTGGTGGTGAATCGGAATTAGTTCAGTGTGGCACAAATATGTGTGGCAAAGGAGAACCAATGCAGATAGCTCAAATGACTCATGCTTGTGTGCCTGTCAGGGTGAGAGATATTCATGTTGGTAGGGCTTCTTAA